The Hemiscyllium ocellatum isolate sHemOce1 unplaced genomic scaffold, sHemOce1.pat.X.cur. scaffold_1191_pat_ctg1, whole genome shotgun sequence genome contains a region encoding:
- the LOC132809440 gene encoding zinc finger protein 239-like — MGFTRSSALLTHLRVHTGEKPFSCPECRMAFSRSCHLLRHQRVHTGERPYSCLQCEKCFTQPSNLLTHQRIHTRERPFSCPECGKGFAVSSHLVAHRRVHTGERPFSCRECRKAFSDSSALLRHQRVHTREKPFSCPECG, encoded by the coding sequence ATGGGCTTCACCCGCTCTTCCGCTCTGCTGACCCATCTGCGGGTCCACACGGGTGAGAAGCCCTTtagctgccctgagtgcaggaTGGCCTTCAGCAGGTCTtgccacctgctgaggcaccaacgagtccacactggggagaggccatacTCCTGCCTCCAGTGCGAAAAGTGCTTTACCCagccctccaacctgctgacccaccagcggatccacacccgCGAGAgaccgttctcctgccccgagtgtgggaagggtttTGCTGTTTCCTCCCACCTCGtggcccaccggcgggtccacacaggggagaggccattcagttgccgcgagtgcaggaaggccttcagcgattcctctgccctgcttaggcaccagcgtgtccacaccagagagaagccattctcctgcccagagtgcgggtaG